The Cutaneotrichosporon cavernicola HIS019 DNA, chromosome: 5 DNA segment AGAACGCTGCTGCTatgcgcgagcgcgcacaGGGCGGCCAGTGCCCATTCTTCGTTGCGCAGGAGGTTGTCGCAACCGCATAGCTGTGTCTTTGACAGGGCTGTGTTGGCTGATTGACAGTCACAGTGAGAAGATTGTAGAAGATGCAGACAGGTGAGCAGTCGCAGATTGTGCTTCATACGTGAGCGATGAGCTGCGATTATGGCACAGAACATGCATATGTCAACTTAGATCTGGAATCTAGGAAAGCGGTGATGTGTCTGGTTATGCTCACATGTTCGCACAGAGCGCGGTTTTGTTCGGCCATTGATACTTCTCACGACTAGAGTAGACTCTTCTCTTCACTTCCCAACTTCAATCTTCAATTTACTCTATTACTCACTCATCTCGACGCTTGGACACCTGGACGCCTGCTCCATGTCACTGCAGTCCCTCTTCCATCGTCTCCTCTGTGAGCCATTGAACGCATCGGACTGACTAACCAGGCGTttccgcgccgccagaAGTTGAACCACGAGTCACAAGGCCGCCAGCACCGCAGTCGGCTAGGCTCTTGGGGCCTGAGGACTATTCTGACAAGCCACAGGCGCGTCTTGACTTGACGCGCTCACAATCACAATCATCCTCTCCGCACCAGTCGCCCACGTCATCCCGAGTAGGTCTGTCGAATGCGTCATCACTTTCGTCGGGACCCTCTTTGCCACCGTCCTCATCACAACCACGAGGGAGCACTGTCTCATCAGCTCCAGAACCCCGCATTACCATCAACGCAGCCAGCTTTCCACACATCATTCACACCATTCTCCGCTATGCCACCGACCTGGGAGGCTTTCGGGGCGCTTCACGCGCATGGCGCGAGTACGTGGACTCGATCTGGGGACCCCACCTAATCCTGGACGGAGACGAGCGCCGACGGGTGCGGGGCTCAGTTCTCCGTCTGCGTGGTCACACCTTGCACGACGGGTGGCGCAAGCCTCTGATCAAGGACTCGGCGATGTATCTCTCCGTACGCGACAAGCGCTAACATCAGTAACGACGCACACTTTATCCATTGGTGGGCCGCGCCAAAGTCGGTGCTGGCATACACACGGGTTCTGGACATCCGTGGAGTTGTGCGGCACGACGCCCTCAAAGAACTGGCAGCCAGTATGCCGCTCCTTGACACGCTGCGCTTGTACGCCCGAGGCGGTCCTGACAGGCCATCAGCCTTGCTATTGTGTCAGCCCAGCGACTTCTCCGACTGGTGGCAGCTCCCTCCTGTGCGCCGGGTCGTGATCTTCGGCAACTTTGTCAACCTGAGAAACGCGCGTGATGCACGAGCTCGAATCCGGACTCCTCTTGAGGAGATAGTCATCCACCTGCCTTTCCACGCGGACCAGCCGGTGCTACACGTCGACCTCTGGCGAGACGACTATCCGGTCGACTGGGTGGAGCATGTCACCCTCATCTTCACTGAGCATGTCGATACTGACGCGCCACACCCCGATGTCCCCACCGGCCTGACTGGAGCCGAATTGCCGACATTGGAGGAGGAACTGTCCACGCTCATGAGTCAACTGGTAACCCTTGTAATGGAGGTTGGACACGTCACAATCGTGGGGTTGGAGCTGCTAATGGAGCGGCGTGGGTTCGACCGATTGCAAGCAGACGAATCGGTTGAATTACTGCGCGGGATGACCACCTTGCAAGACAAATATTGGTacatcgacgccgtcggctGGCAGACATGGGACCTGTACACTCGTGAAGGGGGACGAGTGAAGAGAGGTGTCCATGGAAACGCAGCAGCCGGATAGGTGCCCAAAGTCGTGCCGGCCGAGGGAGCCGACGCTGAGGCGTCTACTGGCGAAACCGCGCCAATGAAGGACCATGACGGAGACGGCCAACCTGATGTAAGTGGAATGCGGCGAGCCTGATCCGCGGAGAGAGGTAAGTGGGGGCTGACGAGCTGAGTCGAACGACCGGCTATGCTGGAAACAATGAAAGCGGCTCTTGCGAGACAGAGGGAAGAGGTCTCAGCAGCGATAGCAGGGGAATTTTAGGCAGGCGATGGGATCAGGCAGACGAATGAATGTGTAGGAGAAGATGAACTCGTAGTGAATACCAGCCGGCAAATACTGTCCGAGGCCCGAGAGGGGAAGTTTGCAGCAGATGAGTCCCCTTCAACATGGGAGATGACGAGATTGGGCACTAGTTGGCCGTGGCAGCCTGTTCTAAAAGCTTGGGCTCTGCACTGTCCTTCCACAATACCGTACCTCCACACAACACTGTTACACCGCCGCACCCTTCATATCCTCCTTCCACCATTTGATCGCTTTGTCGGCAAAGTCcttgttggcgaggaaCTGTGCGCCCACAGCGCACATGCCAGCGGCAAACTCGAACGTGTACTCGTGCGCCTTGGCCGTGCCGCATTTCTCCGTGAACTGGGGCGTGTGGTTCCCGCGGCCTGGTTCGGCAGGGATGCCGAATTGGGGGTGACACGCTGGCATCGCGTAGCACACATTACCAAAGTCGGTGGACCCGCCTGCGTTGTCCCAAttgtcgagcgcgatcCATGTGCGCCGGTTCCATAACGCCgacacggcggcggcaaaCTCGTCCTGCTATCAGCGCAGCTGTgtcggactcggactcaCGCAGAATGGCCCGTTGTTACGCAGATCGTACGTCATGGGCGCCACGTCGTACTTGACCTTGCACTCGGTCGCGGTGGCAGCGCCGCTGGTGTCGTGTCAGCTCGCCCTTACTGACACATACTCAAAGCATGCTTGGaccttggcgacgagcgcctcgacgtcgttggCCGTCTTGGCGCGGATAAAGTACTTCATGGCAGCATAGTCTGGGATAATGTTGGGCGCCTTGCCGCCATGTGTGATAATACCGTGCACTTTGTCGGTGGGGTGCAACTGTTGTCTGAGAGCAGAGATGGAGCCGTAAGCGAGGTGtacggcgtcgagcgcatTCACGCCTTCCCAGGGAGCGACGCCTGCGTGTGCCGGTCGCCCGAAGAActcgatgccgagctccACCACGGCCAGGGTGGGTATCACACATGCGGTGCCGGGCGCGACACCTGCATAGTCACCAACAGGGTGGACCATCATGCATGCGTCGATGCCCAGGAATCCTCCGcggtcgagaaggacaGCCTTGCCCAtcccgccctcctcggccggcgTGCCAATCAGCACAGCGGTGCCGTCCATCCCGTACTTTCTCATCGCCGCGCGCATACCCAGAAGGCCAGCAACGCCTGCGACCGCAATCAGGTTGTGTCCGCACGCGTGTCCGATACCTGGAAGAGCGTCGTATTCGCTACAGAACGCAAACGTGCGCCCTCCTGAGCCGTGTTTGTACACGGCACGGAAAGCGGTGGGGAGGTCCTTGTATccgcgctcaacctcgaaGCCCTCACTCTCAAGAAGGTCGGTCAGGCGCTTGTGCGCACCCACCTCGGCGTAGCCAAGCTCAGGGTGTTGCCAGATCCAGCGCGAGATCTCGGTGAGCTTGTCAGAATACTCGAGCACCGTGGCCTTGATCGTCTCGCCAATCTCCTTCGGCAGTCCACTGGCGCCAGAGTATGGCGGGGGCTGGTCCACCGCCTTCGTTGACCGACTACTCCAGGCGCATGGATAGTAGGCCTCCACGTCGCGGGGTTCAGCACTCGGCGTCTTGGCATCACGGACGGGGTTCGGgtcggccgccgctgccgctgccgtgTTCCGCCGTCGGAACAAGTTGACATTGAAGCAGCCGTGGACTGTCATCGTCAACTGCGGAGAAGAGCGCAATGGTACATGCATCGCCGAGCAATGGAGTGAGAATGTAGGCAAAAGGTACGTCTCCAAATGCATGCCCACTCGTGGACAACGTGATCAGCCACGTTCTACCAGGGCGGCCGGAACATGGACAAGAACAATGACGTCGTAAATTACAACCCCACAATTTCCAGACGTCGCAACGCCGCAAATCAGCACTTCTTTATCAACAAACAATCCAACCTGGCGAGCCTCTGGTCACCTCATCATCACACCATCCCAAGCATGCCCGCATCATCATCACCCAAActcaagcccaagcgcTCGCACCCCTGGTCCATGCACCCGCTCATGGGCGGTGGCCGCTCACGcactccctccccctctcgcCGGAACAAGACAGCACTCATCGTGATCGACATGCAGGTTGGAGTCGTCAAGACCTGCGTCGACGTGCAAGGCGTTATGGCGCACATCGGGTCTCTTGTGCAGCGTGCCCGCGAAGCCGGGGCTCCCGTCATTTGGGTGCAgcacgaggacgaggttCTTGTCCGCGACACAATGGAGTGGGCACTAGCACCAGGCCTTCCACCCCcgctggacgaggaagTACGTGTCCACAAACGCTTCCGCGACAGTTTTACTgcgcccgagctcgagagcgaATTACATTCGCGCGGCGTACACCATGTCGTTATCGTCGGTGCGCAGAGCGACTACTGCGTCCGTACTGCAGCCCAGAGCGCCGCAGTTCGAGGGTATGCGGTCACGGTACCGCGCGACGCTCACAcgaccgaggacgccgagttTCGCGGCACAAAGATCCCAGCGCAGCAGATTGTGCAACACACAAATGTGTACTTTAACGACTTTGAGTATCAGCCCGGCGTGTGGTGCGGCAACGTCGCTTCGGACGAGGTTCAGTTTGGACAACGCCCATAGTCCATAGTCCATTGCCTCGCTCGCACAGCCTTTGGCCGATGCGGGTACTACTTGCCGCTACTCGCAGCTCGAGTCCAACTCGCCGCTCCTTGATGACAAGTTGGCGGGCAGAGGTGGGCGTGGGGAGCGTTTAAGCATTGTCGATGCCACGCGAAACCCGTTCATACACTAGACGACCGTACGTGAACTTGTTTCACGTGATTTCTGTAGCTATGCATCCTAATAGCCCTGCTATCCTGTCATTTCAGGATTTTTCTGCTGCATTAGGTTTCGACCAAAGTCACCCGAAGGAGCCGTGATGGCTGGGGTGCTTTGTGCGCAATACCTGGCGAGCATTTAGCCCGATTTGGACAACGATTTTAGACGAGAAACAATGTCTTCAAAGTCTTTGATGTCAGCCCAATCCCCCACTGACGTGCGCAGCCAGTGTAGACATGCCATCTACCCCTGTACCGAACAACCCTATCGATCACCAACTGCTGGTGTGTCGCGTATCAGAACATGGCAGAGGGTCCAGACATGCCGTAACTCTGACCTCAGGGATCGTCTTCCGCGCAAGCAGCGTCACTCTCGTCTTTCTCGCAATTGTCATGGCCGTTACTGCAGTCCCAGTTCGCACAAACGAACGCTCCTTGCCCATTTGAAGATACTGGAAATTCCAAGAATTCCAGAGCAGAGGAACGTCACGCGGCCTCCGTTCTCGCCATCTCGTCTCCTCATCTCACCTCATCTCACACTCATTTGCTGATTTTCTCTCCATCGTGGTTCACCCGTAGCGCGACGCTCTTACCGAAGAGCTGTGATACGCGGAGTGAGCTCCACGACCAGCGGCCAGCGGCCATTGGAGACCGAGCGCGACATCGACGCAGGCTGGACTGCCTCGGCAGCTCATcgtctcccctctccctttCTCCCCTTCCCAACCCATCGCCGCACACTCTACGCTCACGATGCCGGCCACAGCATCCATCCGGGTCGTCATGACAGCGACCGCCGCCCTGATGACTCTTCCAGGAGTAGTGGCTGCGCTCAACGACGTTCCCTACGTGTTTGACGTCTCCGACCAGTCGCCCCTTTGCAAATACACCCCCGACCCCAACAGTACGGCCTCAATACCTGATCCCTCGAGAGGTTGGGCCGTGAGCTATACGGGAAGCACAGGGTCTTGGCAGCCGAACTCGCAAGGCGTTGGCACGTC contains these protein-coding regions:
- a CDS encoding uncharacterized protein (Peptidase dimerisation domain): MTVHGCFNVNLFRRRNTAAAAAADPNPVRDAKTPSAEPRDVEAYYPCAWSSRSTKAVDQPPPYSGASGLPKEIGETIKATVLEYSDKLTEISRWIWQHPELGYAEVGAHKRLTDLLESEGFEVERGYKDLPTAFRAVYKHGSGGRTFAFCSEYDALPGIGHACGHNLIAVAGVAGLLGMRAAMRKYGMDGTAVLIGTPAEEGGMGKAVLLDRGGFLGIDACMMVHPVGDYAGVAPGTACVIPTLAVVELGIEFFGRPAHAGVAPWEGVNALDAVHLAYGSISALRQQLHPTDKVHGIITHGGKAPNIIPDYAAMKYFIRAKTANDVEALVAKVQACFDGAATATECKVKYDVAPMTYDLRNNGPFCDEFAAAVSALWNRRTWIALDNWDNAGGSTDFGNVCYAMPACHPQFGIPAEPGRGNHTPQFTEKCGTAKAHEYTFEFAAGMCAVGAQFLANKDFADKAIKWWKEDMKGAAV
- a CDS encoding uncharacterized protein (isochorismatase) — its product is MPASSSPKLKPKRSHPWSMHPLMGGGRSRTPSPSRRNKTALIVIDMQVGVVKTCVDVQGVMAHIGSLVQRAREAGAPVIWVQHEDEVLVRDTMEWALAPGLPPPLDEEVRVHKRFRDSFTAPELESELHSRGVHHVVIVGAQSDYCVRTAAQSAAVRGYAVTVPRDAHTTEDAEFRGTKIPAQQIVQHTNVYFNDFEYQPGVWCGNVASDEVQFGQRP